The following are encoded in a window of Stigmatopora nigra isolate UIUO_SnigA chromosome 23, RoL_Snig_1.1, whole genome shotgun sequence genomic DNA:
- the wnt16 gene encoding protein Wnt-16, translated as MEVNPKSQSVSVRRVCTLTMLLCVCPLCCQATWMLLGVDGTGDRSGERRARDDDGCRSPPLSMEQREICRQRSFLAPSIRVAARLAVSECQNQFRHERWNCSTGHDPAVFGHELTSGTKETAFLYAVMAASLAHAVTRFCSHGNASECGCDGSPAGDPGPADAWHWGGCSDRVQYGAWFSRRFLSEGTRAQVLRRMNAHNSEAGRQAVMTTMSTDCRCHGVSGSCAAKTCWRTMAPFGRVGAFLKDRYERSARLKRKELRVQPPPDKHQLVFVNKSPNYCVEDRRGGVLGTRGRRCNRTSGGPDGCKLLCCGRGYNTHVERHVRRCACKFVWCCYVRCRRCESMSDTHACK; from the exons ATGGAGGTCAATCCCAAATCCCAGTCGGTGTCGGTGAGACGCGTGTGCACACTGACGATGCTGCTGTGCGTGTGCCCGCTGTGCTGTCAGGCCACTTGGAT GCTGCTCGGCGTGGACGGAACTGGCGACCGTTCGGGGGAACGGCGAGCCCGAGACGACGACGGCTGCCGCTCTCCCCCGCTCAGCATGGAACAGCGAGAGATCTGTCGCCAGAGAAGCTTCTTAGCACCCAGCATCCGCGTGGCAGCCCGATTGGCCGTCAGCGAGTGTCAGAACCAGTTCCGACACGAAAGGTGGAACTGCTCCACCGGGCACGACCCGGCCGTCTTCGGTCACGAGCTCACCAGCG GAACCAAAGAGACGGCCTTCCTGTACGCAGTGATGGCAGCCAGCCTGGCGCACGCCGTCACCCGCTTCTGCAGTCACGGCAACGCCAGCGAGTGCGGCTGCGACGGGAGCCCGGCGGGGGACCCGGGACCGGCCGACGCCTGGCACTGGGGCGGCTGCTCAGACCGCGTTCAGTACGGTGCCTGGTTCAGTCGCCGCTTCCTATCTGAGGGCACGCGGGCTCAAGTCCTACGCCGGATGAATGCACACAACAGCGAGGCCGGAAGGCAG GCGGTGATGACCACCATGTCCACGGACTGCCGCTGCCACGGCGTGTCGGGCTCCTGCGCGGCCAAGACATGTTGGCGTACCATGGCGCCCTTTGGCCGCGTGGGCGCCTTCCTGAAGGACCGCTACGAGCGTAGCGCACGGCTGAAGAGGAAAGAGCTGCGAGTGCAACCCCCGCCCGACAAGCACCAGTTGGTCTTTGTCAACAAGTCGCCTAACTACTGCGTAGAGGACCGGCGCGGTGGCGTCTTGGGCACCAGAGGCCGGCGCTGCAACAGAACCTCCGGCGGTCCCGACGGCTGCAAGTTGCTATGCTGCGGTCGCGGCTACAACACGCACGTGGAGCGCCACGTGCGCAGGTGCGCCTGCAAGTTTGTCTGGTGTTGCTACGTCCGTTGCCGCCGGTGTGAAAGCATGAGCGACACGCACGCCTGCAAGTGA